Proteins from a single region of Manis javanica isolate MJ-LG chromosome 5, MJ_LKY, whole genome shotgun sequence:
- the DEFB125 gene encoding beta-defensin 125, with product SAAGWKIQRCQKNYGGHCRRQCLHTERYKFLCTNKQTCCIPTEIHKEYAQTSTPPPAREDVTVELSTWNFIPQSPISGFHDEITIYKSTTRESTVTGTITPKTNLSSQALVHPSESTNGTTK from the coding sequence TCTGCAGCTGGATGGAAAATTCAAAGATGTCAGAAGAATTATGGTGGGCACTGCAGAAGACAATGTTTACATACTGAAAGGTACAAATTTCTCTGTACAAACAAGCAAACATGCTGCATTCCCACcgaaatacataaagaatacgCTCAAACATCAACTCCCCCACCTGCTAGAGAAGATGTAACTGTTGAACTTAGTACTTGGAATTTTATTCCCCAATCCCCCATTTCTGGGTTCCACGATGAGATAACTATTTATAAATCTACAACTAGAGAAAGCACAGTAACTGGGACCATCACTCCTAAGACAAATCTGTCTTCCCAGGCATTGGTACATCCTTCTGAGAGCACTAATGGCACAACTAAGtaa